DNA from Thermomicrobium roseum DSM 5159:
GTACGAAACCAGTTCCAGTCGCATCGATGCGCTCCTGCGACAGGTGCTGCGAACACTGGTCGCCGTCGTGCAGGCTGATCTCGGCGGCTTTTTCGTCTTCGACGAGCAACTCACAGCCGTCGAACTCGGCATCGTCGAGGGAGTACAGCCTTCGGAATCGCTCGCTCCGGTCGGCGTGCGGCGTCTGCCACCCAGCGCGGTACCCGCCGAGCGCTGGCTCGCGCGTCACCGCCGCCCGCTCCATCTGCACCAACCGCGCCACTGGCAGCGCTTTCCCCCAGCCAACCCCAGTTTGCGGGCGCTGGCTGATCGCGGCGCGCTCGTCGGCCTCGTCCTCCCCTTGCTTTGGGAGAACGAACTGGTCGGCGCTGCCTACCTCTGGCGACACCGCTCCCCCCGCCCGTACAGTCGCCAGGAGATCCGCACTGCCCAACGATGGTGCCAGCTCGCGACGCTGGTCGCCTACGCGAGTCGTCTGTACCAGCGCGAAGCGATGCTCCGCACCGACCTCGAGGAAATTCTCATCATCGACCAGAAGCTCGACCAGCTGGCCGATCTCGATGAGGTCGCCGAGACCCTCGTCAACTGGATCGAACGAAGAGCCGGGACCTGGTCGGGGCTGCTCTGGCTCAACGCTGATACAGGCGCTGCATACGCGTCCGCATTCGGCTCAGCACCGAGCCATGTGAACGCGCTCCTTTCCGAGCGTCTTGCCTCCCTCCCGACGAGGACGGACAGAGCGACGGCAACGATCCTCTCGCGCGAAGATGCCCACGACCTGCTCGGGACCGAACTCGCCTTTCTTCCATCTTCTGTGCGCGAACTCTTGATCGCTACCTACCGCGAGGATGAGCGGCCGCTCGTCCGCCTCCTCGCCTGGAACGACGAGGGACGGCTGCCTGCCGACCTTTCCCGGCACCTTCCCGCTCTCCGCCTTCTCATGATGCACGTCGGCGCTGCGCTCACCCGCCTGGCGACACGACGGCAACTCGAGCGTTCACTCGACGAGCTTCGGGCCTTGCTCCAGCTCTCGCGCCAGGTGGTGGTGGCAGATTCGATTTACGAACTCCTCGGGGAACTCGAGCGACTCTTCCGCCATTTCCTCCGCTACGACGCTCTGATTTTCCTCGAGCCGGACGACTCGGCCCCAAATCTGCTCCGCATCTCCTGGGGGAGCGGACCGATACCCGAGGCGCGAATTGGCCACCGCATCCCGATCGACCGCAGTTTGGCTGGTCACGCCTTTCGGACCGGTCACCTGTTGCATATAACCGATACCTGGGAAGATCCTCGTACCTATCATCTCCCCGAACGACCTTTCCCTTTGCGGACATTGCTCCTCGTCCCGCTCCGGCACGATGGATCGACCAAGGCTGTTCTCGGCATCGGGCGCACAGCGGTCGCACCGTTCTCGCCATTGGAAGTGGAACTGGTCAGCATCCTGGCGCAGGAACTGGCGACCGGCCTGACTGTCGTTCACCAGCGCCAGGTCATTCTCCAGAACGTCGAGCTCCAGCGGTTCCTAGCTGATGTGGGGGACCTGCTGTTGCAAAATCCCGATCCGCGCTCCTTCGCCCGACCGCTCGTGACCCGGCTCGCGCAAACGCTGGGTGGTTCGGCTGCGCTCGTACTCCGCCTACCGCTCGATGAATCGCCGATGAGCGCCTCATCCGAGCATGACGGCGAAGGACCGGCGATCGACCTCACTCCGCTCCATGATCCTGCTTTCTTCGATTGGCTCGCCCGGTCCAGTGCGCAAGGAACGCTGGAACTGACCGATGCGAGGATCGTACCGGCCCCATTCCAGCCGTCTTTTGCAGCGCTCCTGGCCTCCAGCGCGCGCCTCACGCTCGTCTCGCTCGTCGCGCACGACGTGCCGCTCGGTTGCCTGCTCCTCAGCCGTCCGGTCAGGACGGTCACTCATCCGCTCGAGACCGTCCTGCTTCGCGAACTGCGAACGCGGCTCGCCCATGCGCTCGGCCGATGGGTTGCCAGTCGCGAGCAGGATGCGATCGCCTCGCTGGCACGGGAGCTGAGCCTTTCCTCGGATCTCGGCACCTTTGGACAGCTCTTGTTGCAGCGCTTACCGAGTTTGCTGCCGAGTGACTTCGCGACCATGCTGTTTCTCGACGATGATCAGCACGCCTTCGTTCCTCTCGCGGCGAGCCCTCATTTTGCGTTACTCCCAGCCGACTGGTCGATCCCGCGCCAGCGCAGTTGGCTCGGTAATCTGGCCGATCACGATGAGGTGATCATCGTGCCCGATTCCTCCACGATTCCCCTCCTCGACTATCCGCTCCGTGTCGCCGCAGCGGGTCAAACTGCCTCGCTGGCGGTCGCACCACTGGTCGCCCGAGGGCAGACGCGTGGGATCTTGGTTCTCGGCCGGTTCGGCATCAGGCGGTTCACGGTGGCCGAGCAGCAGCGTTTGCGCAACCTCGCTTGAGTGATCGCGCTCGCTCTCGGGGATGTCCTCGCCGCCGAGCATGAGCGAAAACTGTATCGTGCCTCAGTCGAGGCGATGGCAGCAGCCGTCGACGCCAAGGACCCGAGCACGTACCAT
Protein-coding regions in this window:
- a CDS encoding GAF domain-containing protein; protein product: MYETSSSRIDALLRQVLRTLVAVVQADLGGFFVFDEQLTAVELGIVEGVQPSESLAPVGVRRLPPSAVPAERWLARHRRPLHLHQPRHWQRFPPANPSLRALADRGALVGLVLPLLWENELVGAAYLWRHRSPRPYSRQEIRTAQRWCQLATLVAYASRLYQREAMLRTDLEEILIIDQKLDQLADLDEVAETLVNWIERRAGTWSGLLWLNADTGAAYASAFGSAPSHVNALLSERLASLPTRTDRATATILSREDAHDLLGTELAFLPSSVRELLIATYREDERPLVRLLAWNDEGRLPADLSRHLPALRLLMMHVGAALTRLATRRQLERSLDELRALLQLSRQVVVADSIYELLGELERLFRHFLRYDALIFLEPDDSAPNLLRISWGSGPIPEARIGHRIPIDRSLAGHAFRTGHLLHITDTWEDPRTYHLPERPFPLRTLLLVPLRHDGSTKAVLGIGRTAVAPFSPLEVELVSILAQELATGLTVVHQRQVILQNVELQRFLADVGDLLLQNPDPRSFARPLVTRLAQTLGGSAALVLRLPLDESPMSASSEHDGEGPAIDLTPLHDPAFFDWLARSSAQGTLELTDARIVPAPFQPSFAALLASSARLTLVSLVAHDVPLGCLLLSRPVRTVTHPLETVLLRELRTRLAHALGRWVASREQDAIASLARELSLSSDLGTFGQLLLQRLPSLLPSDFATMLFLDDDQHAFVPLAASPHFALLPADWSIPRQRSWLGNLADHDEVIIVPDSSTIPLLDYPLRVAAAGQTASLAVAPLVARGQTRGILVLGRFGIRRFTVAEQQRLRNLA